A region of Sporosarcina sp. FSL W7-1349 DNA encodes the following proteins:
- the trmL gene encoding tRNA (uridine(34)/cytosine(34)/5-carboxymethylaminomethyluridine(34)-2'-O)-methyltransferase TrmL, translating into MTIHVALFEPLIPANTGNIARTCAGTGTKLHLIKPLGFSTDDKMLKRAGLDYWEFVDIRYHDGIEELFASFPNAEFYFITKFGTKPYSSFDFSDESKDLFFVFGKETTGLPDELIESRPEQCLRIPMNDNIRSLNLSNTASILIYEALRQQNFPGLV; encoded by the coding sequence ATGACGATCCATGTTGCTTTATTTGAACCGCTCATTCCAGCCAATACGGGGAATATCGCGCGAACTTGCGCGGGGACGGGGACGAAACTCCATTTGATTAAACCGCTCGGATTTTCGACGGATGATAAAATGTTGAAACGGGCAGGGCTCGATTATTGGGAGTTTGTCGATATCCGTTATCATGATGGAATTGAGGAGTTATTCGCTTCCTTCCCCAATGCGGAGTTTTACTTTATTACGAAATTCGGGACGAAGCCGTACAGCTCTTTCGATTTTTCGGATGAATCGAAGGATCTCTTCTTTGTTTTTGGAAAAGAGACGACCGGACTGCCGGATGAGCTTATCGAAAGCCGTCCGGAGCAATGTTTGCGCATTCCGATGAACGACAATATCCGTTCTTTGAATTTGTCGAATACCGCCTCCATCCTGATCTATGAAGCGCTTCGGCAACAAAATTTTCCGGGATTAGTATAA
- a CDS encoding disulfide oxidoreductase, whose product MQKRLENGLIFICITALIAMFGSLYFSEVRGYEPCKLCWYQRILMYPIVLITGIALYQKNARIALTTAVFSFIGGCISLYHYGIQKLTFLQDSAPSCGNVSCTGQYINYFGFITIPFLALIAFLLIFITSLFLMKWQKESN is encoded by the coding sequence ATGCAGAAACGGCTGGAAAATGGCCTTATTTTCATTTGTATTACCGCTTTGATTGCGATGTTCGGGTCGTTATATTTCTCTGAGGTGCGTGGGTATGAACCTTGTAAGCTGTGCTGGTACCAGCGGATTCTCATGTATCCGATCGTATTGATAACCGGTATCGCACTCTATCAGAAAAATGCCCGGATTGCGTTGACGACTGCTGTTTTTTCGTTCATTGGCGGGTGTATTTCCCTGTATCATTACGGTATCCAGAAGTTGACCTTCTTACAGGATAGCGCTCCATCGTGTGGTAACGTGTCTTGTACAGGCCAGTATATCAATTACTTCGGTTTTATCACCATTCCTTTTCTGGCACTTATCGCATTTTTACTTATTTTTATTACAAGCCTTTTCCTTATGAAATGGCAGAAGGAGTCTAATTGA
- a CDS encoding methyl-accepting chemotaxis protein, producing the protein MFRSRKNTVQDEGLKEELARLKMAYAEKETEELGRITDIKNELAAAVDQHEKVNAQHNVLEQAVGQIEKRFTNVGDLSEQSSEKSRELNECGNSLREKSYVMVAEATEGTKEVHATADVIKELGNQIQASETNMENLSERSVEIQSIVGVIEDIAAQTNLLALNASIEAARAGEYGKGFAVVAQEVRKLAESTSDSTANIQTLTTSLRNEIEQALEATRKSAELVEKGVAVSLETASKIETILSTIEESQGDIGSIQEMIEQQKQLSEKVKQELVGANELFTQAHDLIVQHIEDAKEVDERLESGIRQLTN; encoded by the coding sequence TTGTTTAGAAGTAGAAAGAATACCGTCCAAGACGAAGGATTAAAAGAGGAACTGGCACGTCTGAAAATGGCTTATGCCGAAAAAGAAACGGAAGAACTAGGACGCATCACTGATATAAAAAACGAATTGGCCGCTGCTGTCGACCAACATGAGAAAGTGAATGCCCAGCACAATGTATTGGAGCAGGCCGTTGGACAAATAGAAAAAAGATTTACGAATGTCGGGGATTTAAGTGAGCAATCCTCCGAGAAGTCACGGGAATTGAATGAATGCGGAAATTCCCTCCGTGAGAAATCCTATGTAATGGTCGCAGAGGCTACGGAAGGGACGAAAGAAGTGCATGCGACTGCGGATGTCATCAAAGAATTGGGGAACCAGATCCAGGCATCCGAGACGAATATGGAGAACCTCAGCGAGCGCTCGGTCGAAATTCAATCGATTGTCGGAGTGATTGAAGACATAGCTGCCCAGACGAACTTGTTGGCGTTGAACGCTTCCATTGAGGCAGCCCGCGCCGGAGAATATGGGAAAGGATTTGCGGTCGTTGCCCAAGAAGTAAGAAAGCTGGCGGAAAGTACATCCGATAGCACTGCGAACATCCAAACCTTGACGACCTCTTTACGCAACGAAATCGAACAAGCTTTGGAAGCGACCCGGAAAAGTGCGGAACTGGTGGAAAAGGGAGTTGCCGTCAGCTTGGAGACCGCTTCAAAGATTGAGACGATCCTTAGCACGATTGAAGAAAGCCAAGGGGATATTGGATCCATCCAAGAAATGATTGAACAACAGAAGCAGCTCTCCGAAAAAGTGAAACAAGAATTAGTCGGGGCCAATGAACTCTTTACGCAAGCGCACGATCTGATCGTGCAGCATATCGAAGATGCCAAAGAAGTGGACGAACGGCTGGAAAGCGGCATTCGCCAGCTGACGAACTGA
- a CDS encoding NCS2 family permease encodes MFHLNKAGTNAKTEILAGMTTFLTMVYIVIVNPIILADAGVPFDQVFLATIIATVIGTLWMALFANYPIAIAPGMGLNAYFTSVVIASDGQLDYLTAFSAVFIAGLLFIILSMTSFREKLIESIPENLKHGITAGIGLFIAFLGLRLSGLVAPHESNLVRLGDLTSPPVLLTLFGLLVTIVLMTLNVYGAIFIGMVITGIVAFFTNQLHFEGAPWKLPHLPEGILVWNPLQAVGDVVSHGLYGVVFAFLIVTLFDTTGTMIGVAKQAGLMKGKSLPRARHALLADSVAATIGSMFGTSPTSAYVESSSGVAVGGRTGLTTLTVAILFIGAAFFSPVVSALSGVSAITAPALIIVGSLMIGVVKQIDWDQFDESFPAFLVILTMPLTSSIATGIALGFITYPLLKVVKGKGKQVPILLYIFAALFTYQLLFLPH; translated from the coding sequence TTGTTTCATTTAAATAAAGCGGGTACAAATGCCAAAACAGAAATTCTAGCAGGAATGACGACTTTTTTGACGATGGTCTATATCGTCATCGTCAACCCGATTATCTTGGCGGATGCCGGTGTGCCGTTCGACCAAGTATTTCTGGCGACCATCATTGCTACCGTAATCGGGACTTTATGGATGGCCTTATTCGCCAATTATCCGATCGCCATCGCCCCCGGGATGGGCTTAAACGCTTATTTTACATCTGTAGTTATTGCATCGGACGGCCAGCTCGATTATCTGACTGCGTTTTCAGCGGTGTTCATCGCGGGATTGCTGTTCATCATCCTATCCATGACTTCATTCCGGGAAAAATTGATTGAGTCCATTCCGGAAAATCTGAAGCATGGCATCACTGCAGGAATCGGATTGTTCATCGCATTTTTAGGGTTGCGATTGTCCGGACTCGTCGCTCCCCACGAGTCCAATTTAGTGAGACTTGGCGACCTGACGTCCCCTCCTGTGTTATTGACCCTATTTGGACTACTTGTCACAATCGTCCTGATGACTTTAAATGTCTATGGCGCCATTTTCATTGGGATGGTCATTACGGGCATTGTAGCTTTCTTTACGAATCAACTTCATTTCGAAGGTGCGCCTTGGAAGCTTCCACACTTGCCGGAGGGCATCCTCGTCTGGAATCCGCTCCAAGCGGTCGGAGATGTCGTTTCGCATGGTCTGTACGGCGTCGTCTTCGCGTTTTTAATAGTCACCTTATTCGATACGACGGGCACGATGATCGGCGTCGCCAAACAAGCCGGCCTTATGAAAGGGAAATCACTGCCGCGGGCGCGTCATGCGCTATTGGCTGATTCTGTAGCCGCTACAATAGGTTCCATGTTCGGAACAAGCCCGACATCCGCTTACGTCGAGTCCTCTTCGGGTGTCGCTGTCGGAGGGCGTACCGGGCTTACGACGCTGACTGTGGCCATCCTCTTTATCGGAGCCGCCTTTTTCAGCCCGGTCGTCTCAGCGCTCTCCGGGGTCTCGGCTATCACCGCTCCCGCGCTTATTATCGTCGGCAGTTTGATGATAGGCGTAGTGAAGCAAATTGACTGGGATCAATTTGACGAATCGTTTCCGGCGTTCCTTGTCATCCTGACGATGCCGTTGACTTCCAGCATCGCTACGGGGATCGCTCTCGGGTTCATCACTTATCCTTTATTGAAAGTGGTGAAAGGGAAAGGCAAACAGGTTCCCATTCTGCTCTATATTTTTGCCGCTCTCTTCACATACCAATTGCTCTTTTTGCCGCATTAA
- a CDS encoding RNA polymerase sigma factor has translation MTRHSIEDWFHQYEREVTSFLIYFTGRMDVEDLVQDTFMIALKKLSTFKGDAHPKTWLISIARNQVLDTYRRRQRWSRLAHLLGAEQRGMDEVEGQLIRSQATEELYRAIRRLSPKPRELVILRGILELSSKEAATILNSTDNAVNVMYHRALKKLKQVLEEEETANGRDKGIT, from the coding sequence GTGACTCGGCATTCAATTGAGGACTGGTTTCATCAATATGAGAGAGAGGTTACCAGTTTTTTGATTTATTTTACCGGACGGATGGATGTGGAAGATCTAGTCCAGGATACTTTCATGATTGCCCTGAAAAAGTTGTCTACCTTTAAAGGGGATGCTCATCCGAAGACATGGCTGATTTCCATTGCGCGCAATCAGGTGCTGGATACGTATCGCAGGCGGCAGCGTTGGTCACGGCTTGCTCATTTGCTGGGTGCTGAGCAAAGGGGGATGGACGAGGTGGAAGGGCAGCTGATCCGCAGCCAGGCTACAGAGGAGCTTTATCGGGCTATTCGTCGCCTTTCCCCGAAGCCTCGGGAATTGGTCATTCTCCGAGGGATCTTGGAGCTGTCTTCGAAAGAGGCTGCCACCATTTTGAACAGCACGGATAATGCAGTGAATGTTATGTATCATCGGGCACTAAAGAAGCTTAAACAAGTATTGGAAGAGGAGGAAACTGCCAATGGACGAGATAAAGGAATTACGTAA
- a CDS encoding B3/B4 domain-containing protein, whose product MIIEMDQKLLTDMPDLKMGINYYTKITVEESPQMLKGRLQLFQEQLFFEMEDKPLADYVGIKEWRSVWKSLGADPNRYRPSVEALMRRVKKQNYIQPFHSAVDLNNFFSLQYEIPVGIYDFEKTIGNIRVSVGSEEDGYEGLNGRFNSLSGILLLQDDYSPFGSPFVDSIRTAVTQETTSALQIFFIRPSMDAEEALELTTACANMFTSISGGDSQSFVLHADEHVITIEP is encoded by the coding sequence TTGATAATTGAAATGGATCAGAAACTACTGACCGACATGCCCGATTTGAAAATGGGCATTAATTATTATACCAAAATTACAGTGGAAGAATCGCCTCAAATGCTAAAAGGAAGACTGCAACTTTTCCAAGAACAACTTTTCTTTGAAATGGAAGACAAGCCACTTGCCGACTACGTCGGAATCAAAGAATGGCGCAGTGTCTGGAAATCATTAGGGGCAGATCCAAACCGGTATCGCCCTTCTGTCGAAGCCCTGATGCGCCGCGTGAAAAAACAAAATTATATCCAACCGTTCCACAGTGCGGTCGATTTGAATAACTTCTTCTCCTTGCAATATGAAATTCCCGTAGGCATCTATGACTTTGAGAAGACTATCGGCAATATCCGCGTATCTGTCGGTTCCGAAGAGGATGGCTATGAAGGATTGAATGGACGCTTCAACTCCCTGTCCGGCATTTTATTGCTGCAAGATGATTACAGCCCGTTTGGAAGCCCTTTTGTAGATTCAATTCGAACGGCAGTTACGCAAGAGACGACCTCTGCCCTACAAATATTCTTCATCCGGCCTTCCATGGATGCAGAGGAGGCGCTCGAACTGACCACCGCCTGCGCCAATATGTTCACCAGTATTAGCGGAGGAGACTCACAATCATTCGTTTTACATGCAGATGAGCACGTCATTACCATTGAGCCATAG
- the queG gene encoding tRNA epoxyqueuosine(34) reductase QueG — protein MNAVQLQEAIRTYAASIGIDKIGFTTAAPFREMKNRLRRQQELGYQSGFEEKDLDKRTEPALLLNEAESIISIAIAYPSKMQDAPKGKKGDRRGLFCRASWGMDYHTVLREKLQLLEQYIKEYAPTAQLRSMVDTGELVDRAVAERAGIGWSGKNCSIITPEFGSYVYLGEMITNIPFEPDVPMEDECGDCKLCLDACPTGALIQGGQLNAQRCIAFLTQTKTAIHEEFRVEIGNRLYGCDTCQTVCPKNRRKYNLHQPAFQPDPELAKPLLEPLLQLSNRQFKDRFGHVSGSWRGKNPIQRNAIIALAHFKEEAAVPALITLLKEDPRPVIRGTAAWALGEIRTETGNSAMEEALLLEQDDAVREELEKAIEKQLN, from the coding sequence GTGAATGCTGTTCAGCTGCAAGAAGCGATCCGGACGTATGCGGCTTCCATCGGCATCGACAAAATTGGTTTTACGACAGCAGCCCCATTCCGGGAAATGAAAAACCGATTAAGGCGGCAACAGGAATTAGGCTACCAGTCCGGTTTCGAGGAAAAAGACTTGGATAAGCGGACAGAACCGGCGTTGCTTCTGAATGAGGCGGAGAGCATCATTTCCATTGCAATCGCCTATCCATCCAAAATGCAGGATGCCCCGAAAGGAAAAAAAGGGGATCGGCGCGGGCTCTTTTGCCGTGCATCCTGGGGAATGGACTATCATACAGTGCTTCGGGAGAAATTGCAGCTTCTGGAGCAATATATAAAGGAATACGCGCCAACTGCCCAGTTGCGTTCGATGGTCGATACGGGAGAACTCGTGGACCGTGCAGTAGCGGAGCGCGCGGGGATCGGTTGGTCGGGTAAAAACTGTTCCATTATTACACCGGAGTTCGGTTCCTATGTGTACTTAGGTGAAATGATCACAAACATACCATTCGAGCCGGATGTACCGATGGAAGACGAATGCGGCGATTGTAAGCTGTGCCTGGATGCGTGCCCGACCGGTGCCTTGATCCAAGGTGGCCAACTGAATGCACAGCGCTGTATCGCGTTTCTGACGCAAACAAAAACAGCGATTCATGAAGAATTTCGTGTGGAAATCGGGAACCGCCTGTATGGATGTGATACATGCCAAACGGTCTGCCCGAAGAATAGAAGGAAATATAATTTGCATCAGCCTGCTTTCCAACCGGATCCGGAACTGGCCAAGCCATTGCTGGAACCATTGCTGCAATTATCGAACCGGCAGTTCAAAGACCGTTTTGGCCATGTCTCGGGTTCGTGGCGAGGGAAAAATCCGATCCAACGGAATGCCATCATTGCATTGGCGCATTTTAAAGAGGAAGCGGCCGTTCCTGCGCTGATCACCTTATTGAAAGAGGATCCCCGTCCTGTCATTCGGGGCACCGCGGCGTGGGCGCTCGGAGAAATCAGAACGGAAACCGGCAATTCCGCGATGGAAGAAGCATTGCTGCTGGAACAAGACGATGCCGTCCGGGAAGAACTTGAGAAGGCAATCGAGAAACAGCTTAACTAG
- a CDS encoding RluA family pseudouridine synthase: protein MSVFHYTTSENGLTVEHLLRERWRAGKKTVHELRMAKGVKDMDGEPIDWRSPLPAGTRLTIEFPHAPSSYESDDAKHLDVLYEDEHILAAMKPAGMATHPAESRGNGTFMNQVMAYVRNRGGDYAEHIHRLDKGTAGAILVAKHPIAKALFDRLLEQGEITRVYSAEVDGYVKRPRGAINYPIGRDRHHPSKRRVSPSGQSALTHFRVKQRTDDSTFVEAELVTGRTHQIRVHMAHIGHPVKGDTLYGGSETPDGNYRLTATKLSFVHPITGKQTTVEVSET from the coding sequence ATGTCCGTTTTTCATTACACGACAAGCGAAAATGGTCTGACGGTGGAGCATTTATTGCGGGAACGGTGGCGGGCCGGGAAAAAGACGGTCCATGAGTTGCGGATGGCGAAAGGCGTGAAGGATATGGACGGGGAGCCGATCGATTGGCGTTCGCCGCTTCCGGCAGGGACACGGCTGACGATTGAGTTCCCCCATGCACCTTCCTCCTATGAGTCGGATGATGCGAAGCATTTGGACGTCCTCTATGAGGATGAGCATATTCTTGCTGCTATGAAACCCGCTGGCATGGCGACCCACCCGGCGGAATCCCGAGGAAACGGCACGTTCATGAATCAAGTGATGGCATACGTACGGAACCGGGGTGGCGATTATGCGGAACATATCCATCGGCTCGATAAAGGGACTGCCGGGGCCATCCTCGTCGCCAAGCATCCGATCGCAAAGGCATTATTTGACCGGCTGTTGGAACAAGGTGAAATTACCCGAGTGTATTCGGCTGAAGTCGATGGCTACGTGAAGAGGCCAAGAGGAGCGATCAATTACCCGATCGGCCGCGACCGCCACCACCCGTCCAAGCGACGGGTGTCCCCGTCCGGCCAGTCCGCCCTAACTCATTTCCGTGTGAAACAGCGCACGGACGATTCCACTTTTGTCGAAGCGGAACTCGTGACAGGTCGAACCCATCAAATCCGTGTCCATATGGCCCATATCGGGCATCCTGTCAAAGGCGACACGTTATACGGCGGCAGTGAAACGCCCGATGGGAATTATCGATTAACTGCAACTAAACTTTCTTTTGTACATCCGATTACAGGTAAGCAAACGACGGTGGAAGTAAGCGAAACGTGA
- a CDS encoding thioredoxin family protein — MKKLLIIGGIIVVIFGLIVFLSNQSDQAKLKDNPYGTEDLNKATIDLIGNENYKNIILPEDLFEKVDSGEPVTAYFFSPDCPFCMEMTPRMMPIADEMGVHVYQYNMMEFSEAAKERYGVESWPTLVHFRDGKEVGRMSGAQPDENIRMFFEEFEGK; from the coding sequence TTGAAAAAACTACTCATCATCGGCGGCATTATCGTCGTCATCTTTGGTCTGATCGTCTTTCTTTCCAATCAATCAGATCAAGCGAAGTTGAAGGACAATCCATATGGCACGGAGGATTTGAATAAAGCGACGATCGACTTGATCGGCAATGAAAACTACAAGAACATCATCCTGCCGGAGGATCTTTTCGAAAAAGTCGATTCCGGCGAACCGGTCACTGCTTATTTCTTCAGCCCGGATTGCCCATTCTGCATGGAAATGACGCCGAGAATGATGCCGATTGCGGATGAAATGGGCGTTCATGTCTACCAATACAATATGATGGAGTTTTCGGAAGCTGCCAAAGAAAGGTATGGCGTTGAGAGCTGGCCGACGCTTGTCCATTTTCGTGATGGGAAAGAAGTCGGTCGGATGAGCGGCGCGCAGCCCGATGAGAATATCCGGATGTTCTTCGAAGAATTCGAAGGTAAGTAA